From a single Georhizobium profundi genomic region:
- a CDS encoding diacylglycerol kinase, translated as MKRLFYAFRHSLAGIRYAAAHEASFRQELILFFAALPVAVLVSDSLVMLLALMGAIVFMMIVELLNTAVEAVCNGLSRDYMEEIKIAKDCGSAAVLFSVLSAGTVWLSALYLRFLA; from the coding sequence ATGAAGCGGCTGTTCTATGCCTTTCGCCATTCTCTGGCGGGCATTCGCTATGCGGCGGCGCATGAAGCCTCTTTCAGGCAGGAACTGATCCTGTTCTTTGCGGCGCTGCCGGTCGCGGTGCTCGTCAGCGACAGTCTGGTCATGCTGCTGGCGCTGATGGGAGCGATCGTCTTCATGATGATCGTCGAACTGCTGAACACGGCAGTGGAGGCGGTTTGCAACGGGCTGTCGCGCGACTACATGGAAGAGATCAAGATCGCCAAGGACTGCGGATCCGCCGCCGTTCTGTTCTCCGTGCTTTCGGCCGGCACCGTCTGGCTGAGCGCGCTTTACCTCAGATTTTTGGCTTGA
- the gltX gene encoding glutamate--tRNA ligase, with amino-acid sequence MPVAVRFAPSPTGYIHIGNARTALYNWLYAKQHGGEFILRFDDTDQARSKTEYAEAIVRDLEWLGIRPDRIEYQSKRFPIYDAAVAKLKDAGLLYACYETAEELERKRKLRLARRLPPVYGRDALKLSHEERAALEADGRTPHWRFLLPNFESDPFETRRTEIHWDDVVRGHQTVDLASMSDPVLVREDGTYLYTLPSVVDDIEMGISHVIRGDDHVTNTGAQIALFHALGEEAPDFGHHNLLTTASGEGLSKRTGALSLGSLRERGFEPMAAASLAILIGSSESVSAVRSMDALQEQFDPANASKSSAKFDPEELTALNRTLVHQLEFADVRDRLQALGIEGEKAEAFWQVIRGNLDFVPDAGAWWQIVTDGPMRDGEAELTGEDLDYARQAFDSAPAGPWDGTTWKLWTDQLKADTGRKGRNLFMPLRIAITGRTSGPEMSDLLPLIGPEGIAARRP; translated from the coding sequence ATGCCCGTCGCCGTCCGTTTCGCGCCTTCGCCGACCGGATATATCCATATCGGCAATGCCCGGACCGCGCTCTACAACTGGCTTTATGCCAAGCAGCACGGCGGCGAGTTCATTCTTCGTTTCGACGACACGGACCAGGCGCGTTCCAAGACGGAATATGCGGAGGCGATCGTACGCGATCTGGAGTGGCTTGGGATCAGGCCCGACCGGATCGAGTACCAGTCGAAACGCTTTCCGATCTATGACGCGGCGGTGGCCAAGCTGAAGGATGCTGGCCTGCTCTATGCCTGCTACGAGACGGCCGAGGAACTGGAGCGCAAGCGCAAGCTACGGCTCGCGCGGCGGCTGCCGCCGGTTTATGGCCGCGACGCGCTGAAGCTGTCGCACGAGGAGCGCGCGGCGCTCGAGGCGGACGGGCGCACTCCGCACTGGCGCTTCCTGCTGCCGAATTTCGAGAGCGATCCGTTCGAAACGCGCCGCACCGAAATCCACTGGGACGATGTGGTGCGTGGCCACCAGACCGTCGACCTTGCTTCCATGTCGGATCCGGTGCTGGTGCGCGAAGACGGCACCTATCTCTACACGCTGCCGTCGGTCGTCGACGACATCGAGATGGGGATCAGCCATGTGATCCGCGGCGATGACCATGTGACGAACACGGGCGCGCAGATTGCGTTGTTCCACGCGTTGGGCGAAGAGGCGCCGGACTTCGGCCATCACAACCTGCTGACGACGGCCTCCGGTGAGGGGCTGTCCAAGCGCACCGGGGCGCTGTCGCTCGGCTCGCTGAGGGAACGCGGGTTCGAGCCGATGGCGGCGGCGTCGCTGGCGATCCTGATCGGATCGTCGGAAAGCGTGTCGGCCGTGCGCTCGATGGATGCTCTGCAGGAGCAGTTCGATCCGGCGAACGCATCGAAATCGTCGGCAAAATTCGATCCGGAGGAACTGACGGCGCTCAACAGGACGCTGGTGCATCAGCTGGAGTTTGCGGATGTTCGGGACAGGCTTCAAGCGCTCGGCATTGAAGGCGAGAAGGCGGAGGCGTTCTGGCAGGTGATCCGCGGCAATCTGGACTTCGTCCCGGATGCCGGTGCCTGGTGGCAGATCGTGACGGACGGGCCGATGCGAGACGGCGAGGCCGAACTCACAGGCGAGGATCTCGATTATGCCCGGCAGGCTTTCGACAGCGCGCCGGCCGGCCCATGGGATGGGACGACCTGGAAGCTTTGGACCGATCAGCTGAAAGCGGATACGGGGCGCAAGGGCCGAAATCTCTTCATGCCGCTGCGCATCGCGATCACGGGAAGAACGTCGGGACCGGAGATGTCAGATCTATTGCCTCTGATTGGTCCGGAAGGAATTGCGGCCCGACGACCCTGA
- a CDS encoding NAD+ synthase: MTSRPDRLKIAVVQLNPIVGDVAGNLEKARGARREAGAQGADLVFFTELFIAGYPPEDLVLKPAFLAACAQAVEALAGDTADGGPGIVIGYPRVDDHGRYNSIAVLDGGRVIATRDKVDLPNYGEFDEKRVFQAGPMPGPVGFRGVRIGIPICEDIWGDLSVCETLAESGAEMILVPNGSPYYRGKMDVRQQVVIRQVIESGLPVLYANQVGGQDELVFDGGSFAINADKQLAFQLGQFEETVALTEWVREGDEWRCAAGPVAPLPDRLEADYTACMVGLRDYVEKNGFKQVVLGLSGGIDSAICTALAVDALGHERVRTVMLPYRYTAESSLTDAEACAKALNTRYDVVPIAEPVEGFTAALESIFEGTEEGITEENLQSRTRGVILMALSNKFGSMVVTTGNKSEMSVGYATLYGDMNGGFNPIKDLYKTEVYQLSRWRNSNKPKGARGPSGEVIPVSIIDKAPSAELRENQTDQDSLPDYAVLDDILECLVEGEMATETIVARGHDEALVHRIEHLLYIAEYKRRQSAPGVKITRKNFGRDRRYPITNRFRDRG; encoded by the coding sequence ATGACGTCCCGTCCCGACCGACTGAAGATTGCCGTCGTCCAGCTCAATCCGATCGTCGGTGATGTGGCCGGCAATCTGGAAAAGGCGCGGGGTGCGCGGCGTGAGGCAGGAGCCCAAGGCGCCGATCTCGTTTTCTTTACCGAGCTGTTCATCGCCGGCTATCCGCCGGAAGATCTGGTGTTGAAGCCGGCGTTCCTCGCGGCGTGCGCGCAGGCCGTCGAGGCGCTGGCAGGCGATACAGCCGATGGCGGCCCAGGGATTGTGATCGGCTATCCACGCGTCGACGACCATGGGCGCTACAATTCCATCGCCGTGCTGGACGGCGGCCGGGTGATCGCGACGCGCGACAAGGTGGACCTGCCGAATTACGGCGAGTTCGACGAGAAGCGGGTGTTTCAGGCGGGGCCGATGCCGGGGCCGGTGGGCTTTCGCGGCGTGCGGATCGGCATTCCGATCTGCGAGGACATCTGGGGCGATCTGTCCGTCTGCGAGACGCTGGCCGAAAGTGGCGCGGAGATGATCCTCGTGCCCAACGGCTCGCCCTATTATCGCGGCAAGATGGATGTGCGCCAGCAGGTGGTGATCCGCCAGGTGATCGAGAGCGGGCTGCCGGTGCTTTATGCAAACCAGGTGGGCGGGCAGGACGAACTGGTCTTCGACGGCGGCTCATTCGCGATCAATGCCGACAAGCAGTTGGCGTTTCAGCTCGGCCAGTTCGAGGAGACGGTGGCGCTGACGGAATGGGTGCGCGAAGGCGATGAATGGCGCTGCGCGGCGGGACCGGTCGCGCCGTTGCCGGACAGGCTGGAGGCGGACTACACCGCCTGCATGGTGGGCCTGCGCGACTATGTGGAGAAGAACGGGTTCAAGCAGGTCGTGCTGGGCCTGTCCGGCGGGATCGACTCGGCGATCTGCACGGCGCTTGCCGTCGATGCGCTCGGCCATGAGCGCGTGCGCACCGTAATGCTGCCTTATCGCTACACGGCGGAAAGCTCGCTGACGGACGCGGAGGCCTGCGCCAAAGCGCTGAACACGCGCTACGACGTGGTGCCGATCGCCGAGCCGGTGGAAGGGTTTACGGCCGCGCTCGAAAGCATTTTCGAAGGCACCGAAGAGGGCATCACGGAAGAAAATCTGCAGAGCCGGACGCGCGGCGTGATCCTGATGGCGCTTTCCAACAAGTTCGGCTCGATGGTGGTGACGACGGGCAACAAGTCGGAGATGTCGGTCGGCTACGCCACGCTTTACGGCGACATGAATGGCGGCTTCAACCCGATCAAGGACCTCTACAAGACCGAGGTCTACCAGCTGTCGCGCTGGCGCAATTCGAACAAGCCGAAGGGTGCGCGCGGACCGTCAGGCGAGGTGATCCCGGTTTCGATCATCGACAAGGCGCCGTCGGCGGAATTGCGCGAAAACCAGACGGACCAGGATTCGCTGCCGGACTACGCCGTGCTGGACGACATTCTGGAGTGCCTGGTGGAAGGCGAAATGGCGACGGAGACGATCGTCGCGCGCGGCCATGACGAGGCGCTTGTTCACCGTATCGAGCACCTGCTCTACATCGCCGAATACAAGCGTCGCCAATCGGCGCCGGGCGTGAAGATCACGCGCAAGAATTTCGGCCGCGATCGGCGCTACCCGATCACCAACCGGTTTCGCGACAGGGGGTAA
- a CDS encoding ABC transporter permease yields the protein MNFQAVKSIYMFEMNRWKRTVLQSIISPVISTSLYFVVFGAAIGSRIETVGGVSYGAFIVPGLIMLTLLQQSVSAAAFGIYFPKFTGTIYELLSAPVSFFEIVLGYVGAGATKSIILGVIILATAALFVDLRIAHPFWMIAFLLLTAFTFSLIGFIIGIWADNFEKLQLVPLLVITPLVFLGGSFYSIDMLPPFWQNVTLFNPVLYLISGFRWSFFEVSDVSLVWSVAAILFFLVAALSVVWWIFKTGYQLKS from the coding sequence GTGAATTTCCAGGCCGTCAAATCCATCTACATGTTCGAGATGAACCGCTGGAAGCGCACGGTGCTGCAAAGCATCATCTCGCCGGTCATCTCCACGTCGCTCTATTTCGTCGTCTTCGGTGCCGCGATCGGCTCGCGCATCGAAACCGTCGGCGGCGTGTCCTATGGCGCCTTCATCGTGCCGGGCCTCATCATGCTGACGCTGCTCCAACAGAGCGTCTCGGCCGCGGCCTTCGGCATCTACTTCCCCAAATTCACCGGCACGATCTACGAACTCCTGTCGGCACCGGTCTCGTTCTTCGAGATCGTACTCGGCTATGTCGGTGCCGGCGCGACGAAGTCGATCATCCTCGGCGTCATCATCCTCGCCACCGCCGCGCTCTTCGTCGATCTGCGCATCGCGCACCCGTTCTGGATGATCGCGTTCCTGCTGCTGACCGCCTTCACCTTCTCGCTGATCGGCTTCATCATCGGCATCTGGGCGGACAACTTCGAGAAGCTGCAGCTTGTACCGCTGCTCGTCATCACGCCGCTCGTCTTCCTCGGCGGCTCGTTCTACTCGATCGATATGCTGCCGCCCTTCTGGCAGAACGTCACGCTGTTCAACCCGGTTCTCTACCTGATCTCGGGCTTCCGCTGGTCTTTCTTCGAAGTCTCCGACGTCAGCCTCGTCTGGTCGGTCGCCGCAATCCTCTTCTTCCTGGTCGCAGCCCTCTCCGTCGTCTGGTGGATCTTCAAGACCGGCTACCAGTTGAAGAGCTGA
- a CDS encoding DODA-type extradiol aromatic ring-opening family dioxygenase — MTVFPSLFISHGSPDTAIADTAAAAFMRRFAETMPKPKAIVVASAHFEVGGGVAVSADAKPETIHDFGGFDRALYEIHYDAPGAPALAEDIAAELTAAGFRAQAVHGRGFDHGTWVPLSLIYPDADIPVVQVSVDPTKDAAYHIALGQALAGLRERDVLVIGSGSFTHNLGEAFKLLRTGQRQAPVPGWVEDFVTWMDDRIRAGDIEALKRWRQQAPFAVENHPTDEHLMPLFVAIGAAIGRETRRFDAQALHSSQEFGVLSMDAYAFH, encoded by the coding sequence ATGACCGTTTTTCCAAGTCTCTTCATCTCGCATGGATCGCCCGACACGGCGATTGCAGATACTGCGGCTGCTGCCTTCATGCGCCGGTTCGCAGAGACGATGCCGAAGCCGAAGGCGATCGTTGTAGCGAGCGCGCATTTCGAAGTGGGCGGCGGTGTTGCCGTATCCGCCGATGCGAAGCCTGAGACGATCCACGATTTCGGCGGCTTCGACCGCGCGCTTTATGAAATCCACTACGATGCCCCGGGTGCGCCGGCGCTTGCCGAAGACATTGCGGCCGAGCTGACGGCGGCCGGCTTTCGCGCGCAGGCCGTGCACGGCCGCGGCTTCGACCACGGCACGTGGGTGCCGCTCAGCCTGATCTATCCGGATGCCGACATTCCCGTCGTGCAGGTCTCGGTCGATCCGACCAAGGATGCGGCATACCACATCGCGCTTGGCCAGGCTTTGGCGGGTCTGCGCGAGCGGGACGTTCTCGTGATCGGGTCAGGCTCGTTCACCCACAATCTCGGCGAGGCGTTCAAGCTGCTGCGGACCGGCCAACGGCAGGCGCCGGTGCCGGGCTGGGTCGAGGATTTCGTGACGTGGATGGACGATCGGATCCGGGCAGGCGACATCGAGGCTCTCAAGCGCTGGCGGCAGCAGGCGCCGTTTGCGGTGGAGAATCACCCGACGGACGAGCACCTGATGCCGCTCTTCGTCGCGATCGGCGCGGCGATCGGCAGGGAGACGCGTCGGTTCGATGCGCAAGCGCTGCACTCGAGCCAGGAATTCGGCGTGCTTTCGATGGATGCCTACGCATTTCATTGA
- the cobT gene encoding nicotinate-nucleotide--dimethylbenzimidazole phosphoribosyltransferase produces MPANATGLPFDDFRTLLANLPGADRAAVEAVRARDGELTKPRGSLGRMEALAEWLAAWTGRAPAVNRPLVAVFAGNHGVTEEGVSPFPSDVTAQMVSNFAAGGAAINQICVAYDLGLKVFDLALEVPTGNITKEAAMDERTCAATMAFGMEAIAGGTDLLCIGEMGIGNTTIAAAMCHGLYGGEAEDWVGSGTGAEGDVLARKIEAVKAAVALHKAHLSDPLEVLRRLGGREIAAMAGAILAARVERIPVIIDGYVATAAAAVLHKANPAALDHCLIGHVSAEPGHARVIAKLDKTPLLAMGMRLGEGTGAALAAGIVKAAALCHSGMATFAQAGVSGKE; encoded by the coding sequence ATGCCCGCCAATGCCACCGGACTGCCCTTCGACGATTTTCGCACGCTTCTCGCCAATCTGCCCGGCGCCGACCGTGCCGCCGTGGAGGCGGTGCGCGCGCGCGACGGCGAACTGACCAAGCCGCGTGGATCGCTCGGGCGGATGGAAGCGCTGGCGGAATGGCTGGCGGCCTGGACCGGCCGCGCGCCCGCGGTCAACCGGCCGCTGGTGGCCGTTTTCGCAGGCAATCACGGTGTGACGGAGGAGGGCGTCTCGCCGTTCCCGAGCGACGTGACGGCGCAAATGGTCTCGAATTTCGCCGCGGGTGGTGCGGCGATCAACCAGATCTGCGTCGCCTACGATCTCGGTCTCAAGGTGTTCGATCTGGCGCTGGAAGTGCCGACCGGCAACATCACGAAGGAAGCCGCGATGGACGAGCGCACCTGCGCGGCGACCATGGCCTTCGGCATGGAGGCGATCGCCGGCGGCACGGACCTGCTCTGCATCGGCGAGATGGGCATCGGCAACACGACGATCGCGGCGGCCATGTGCCACGGGCTCTATGGCGGCGAGGCGGAGGACTGGGTAGGGTCGGGCACGGGCGCGGAAGGCGACGTGCTGGCCCGCAAGATCGAGGCGGTAAAGGCGGCTGTCGCGCTGCATAAGGCACATCTTTCCGACCCGCTCGAGGTGCTGCGCCGGCTCGGTGGGCGCGAGATCGCCGCGATGGCGGGCGCCATTCTGGCGGCACGGGTGGAGCGTATCCCCGTCATCATCGACGGCTATGTGGCGACTGCGGCCGCCGCCGTTCTGCACAAGGCGAACCCGGCCGCGCTCGACCACTGCCTGATCGGCCACGTCTCGGCCGAGCCCGGCCATGCGCGCGTGATCGCCAAGCTCGACAAGACCCCGCTGCTGGCCATGGGCATGCGGCTTGGCGAAGGCACAGGCGCTGCACTCGCCGCCGGCATCGTCAAGGCCGCCGCGCTTTGTCATTCGGGCATGGCCACATTTGCGCAGGCTGGGGTCAGCGGGAAGGAGTGA
- a CDS encoding DMT family transporter gives MTALWRSVFGLLVVTGLLLGATPPLGKVATLAGAPPLLWSFVISFGAGTLLLAGLLARGGRIGLGAAKLRYFFLAAIISYAIPNLLMFSAVPHLGAGYTGIMFTLSPVLTLLLSILLGVRKPNGLGMAGIAVGFVGALLVAITRGEASEPASLFWVAIGLLIPVSLAAGNIYRTIDWPKDAGPIELAAGSHLAAALVLLVGLLVTGDIAVLPVLGTIPLVVAAQVASASAMFIFFFRLQSVGGPVYLSQIGYVAAAVGLFAGVVFLGERYSLLTWIGALIIAAGVAMTTRAQKAEA, from the coding sequence ATGACCGCACTCTGGCGATCCGTCTTCGGCCTCCTCGTCGTCACCGGGCTCCTGCTCGGTGCGACGCCGCCGCTCGGCAAGGTCGCGACGCTCGCAGGCGCGCCACCGCTTCTCTGGTCCTTCGTCATCTCGTTCGGCGCCGGCACGCTGTTGCTCGCAGGGCTCCTTGCCCGTGGCGGGCGCATCGGGCTCGGTGCGGCGAAACTGCGCTACTTCTTCCTCGCGGCGATCATCTCCTACGCGATCCCGAACCTCCTGATGTTTTCCGCCGTGCCCCATCTCGGTGCCGGCTACACGGGCATCATGTTCACGCTCTCACCGGTGCTGACGCTTCTGCTCTCGATCCTGCTTGGCGTGCGCAAACCGAACGGCCTCGGCATGGCGGGCATCGCCGTCGGCTTCGTCGGCGCGCTGCTCGTCGCCATCACGCGCGGAGAGGCCAGCGAGCCCGCAAGCCTGTTCTGGGTCGCAATCGGCCTGCTCATTCCCGTCAGCCTCGCCGCCGGCAACATCTACCGCACGATCGACTGGCCGAAGGATGCCGGCCCGATCGAGCTCGCGGCCGGCAGCCATCTCGCTGCTGCACTCGTTCTTCTGGTTGGCCTGCTCGTCACCGGCGACATCGCCGTCCTGCCGGTTCTCGGCACGATCCCGCTCGTCGTCGCGGCGCAGGTTGCGAGCGCCTCGGCGATGTTCATCTTCTTCTTCCGCCTGCAATCGGTTGGCGGCCCGGTCTATCTCAGCCAGATCGGCTACGTCGCCGCTGCCGTTGGCCTCTTCGCTGGCGTCGTCTTCCTCGGCGAGCGCTACTCGCTGCTCACCTGGATCGGCGCACTGATCATCGCCGCCGGCGTCGCCATGACGACCCGCGCGCAAAAGGCCGAGGCGTGA
- a CDS encoding ABC transporter ATP-binding protein, whose protein sequence is MQPIIAVSRLSKKYDSGFEALKGIDLEIARGEIFALLGPNGAGKTTLISIICGIVNASDGAVTVGGHDIVRDYRAARSMIGLVPQELTTDQFESVFDTVSFTRGLFGKAPNPTYIEKILKDLSLYDKRDNKLRELSGGMKRRVLIAKALSHEPDILFLDEPTAGVDVSLRKDMWEVIRKLRESGVTIILTTHYIEEAEEMADRIGIISQGRLLLVERKADLMRKLGVKQLKLEVREPLAFVPESLATYNLELNDEGRTLVYTFDRQGERTRITALLADLQQAGIRVRDLDTHQSSLEDIFVSLVKEQQ, encoded by the coding sequence ATGCAGCCGATCATTGCCGTCTCCCGCCTTTCCAAGAAATACGATTCCGGTTTCGAGGCCCTCAAGGGCATCGATCTCGAGATCGCTCGCGGCGAAATTTTCGCGCTGCTTGGCCCCAATGGCGCGGGCAAGACGACGCTGATTTCGATCATCTGCGGCATCGTCAATGCGAGCGATGGCGCCGTCACCGTCGGCGGCCATGACATCGTGCGCGACTATCGCGCCGCCCGCTCCATGATTGGCCTCGTCCCTCAGGAACTGACGACCGATCAGTTTGAATCGGTCTTCGACACCGTCTCGTTCACCCGCGGCCTTTTCGGCAAGGCACCGAACCCGACCTATATCGAGAAGATCCTCAAGGACCTCTCGCTCTACGACAAGCGCGACAACAAGCTGCGCGAACTGTCAGGCGGCATGAAGCGCCGCGTGTTGATCGCCAAGGCGCTGTCGCACGAGCCCGACATCCTCTTCCTCGACGAACCGACCGCCGGCGTCGACGTCTCGCTGCGCAAGGACATGTGGGAGGTCATCCGCAAGCTGCGCGAATCCGGCGTCACCATCATCCTCACCACGCACTATATTGAGGAAGCCGAGGAGATGGCCGATCGCATCGGCATCATCTCGCAGGGTCGTCTTCTTCTCGTAGAGCGCAAGGCCGATCTGATGCGCAAACTCGGCGTCAAGCAGCTGAAGCTCGAAGTCCGCGAGCCGCTGGCGTTCGTGCCGGAAAGCCTCGCGACTTATAACCTGGAACTGAACGATGAGGGCCGCACCCTCGTCTATACCTTCGACCGTCAGGGCGAACGCACCCGCATCACGGCGCTCCTCGCCGATCTCCAGCAGGCCGGCATCCGCGTCCGCGATCTGGATACCCACCAGAGCTCGCTCGAAGACATCTTCGTCAGCCTCGTGAAGGAACAGCAGTGA
- the rpsU gene encoding 30S ribosomal protein S21 has translation MQVLVRDNNVEQAMRALKKKLQREGLFREMKQRQAYEKPSERRAREKAQAIRRVRKAARKQAQREGLLPRTGGARR, from the coding sequence TTGCAAGTACTTGTCAGAGACAACAACGTCGAGCAGGCCATGCGTGCGCTGAAGAAGAAGCTGCAGCGCGAAGGTCTTTTCCGCGAGATGAAGCAGCGCCAGGCTTACGAAAAGCCATCCGAGCGCCGGGCCCGCGAAAAGGCACAGGCGATCCGCCGCGTTCGCAAGGCGGCCCGCAAGCAGGCACAGCGCGAAGGCCTGCTGCCGCGCACCGGCGGCGCACGACGCTAG
- a CDS encoding hemerythrin domain-containing protein, whose amino-acid sequence MTPDLTLFARAGLPDDLKLLLARYPRESWGRDHTIGQMGSFWLQRHDMFRELGSGLVTATHELREGRMEAGAFAGWFVPRINFFLSQLEGHHQIEDQHYFPVFAAAESRLKHGFDLLDEDHHVIHDLLAANAQSARGFLGGLQSGGDALKRGSEDYARNAEQLLKGLLRHLEDEEDLIIPLILDRGEEALGVS is encoded by the coding sequence ATGACACCCGATCTCACGCTATTTGCACGTGCCGGCCTGCCGGACGATTTGAAGCTGCTTCTTGCGAGATATCCGCGGGAAAGCTGGGGCCGGGATCATACGATCGGCCAGATGGGATCGTTCTGGCTGCAGCGCCACGACATGTTTCGCGAACTCGGTTCCGGCCTGGTGACCGCGACGCATGAGCTGCGCGAGGGCCGCATGGAAGCGGGTGCGTTTGCCGGCTGGTTCGTGCCGCGCATCAATTTCTTCCTGTCGCAGCTCGAAGGGCACCACCAGATCGAGGACCAGCATTATTTTCCGGTGTTCGCGGCGGCTGAATCCCGGCTGAAGCACGGCTTCGACCTGCTCGACGAAGACCATCACGTCATCCACGATCTGCTTGCCGCGAATGCACAATCGGCCCGCGGTTTCCTCGGTGGGCTGCAATCGGGTGGCGATGCGCTGAAGCGAGGCAGCGAGGACTATGCCAGGAACGCCGAGCAATTGCTCAAAGGCCTGCTCAGGCACCTGGAAGACGAGGAAGATCTGATCATTCCGCTGATACTGGATCGCGGAGAAGAGGCGCTCGGGGTTTCGTGA
- a CDS encoding GFA family protein translates to MRGIFACHCVECRRQSGHYVAATAASDDALTVTGGDNLTWFAASPEAKRGFCRICGSLLFWKADARSSTSIMAGSLDGATGLMIDRHIFAAEKGDYYTIDDNRPVYEDAGPS, encoded by the coding sequence ATGCGGGGAATCTTTGCCTGTCATTGCGTCGAATGCCGCCGGCAGTCCGGGCATTATGTGGCGGCCACTGCGGCGAGCGATGACGCCTTGACGGTGACGGGCGGCGACAATCTGACGTGGTTTGCGGCGTCACCGGAGGCCAAGCGCGGGTTCTGCAGGATTTGCGGGTCGCTTCTGTTCTGGAAAGCGGACGCGCGTTCGTCGACCTCGATCATGGCGGGTAGCCTGGACGGGGCCACCGGGCTTATGATCGATCGTCATATCTTTGCGGCTGAAAAAGGCGATTATTACACGATCGACGATAACCGCCCGGTCTACGAGGATGCGGGGCCGTCCTGA